A single Nostoc sp. PCC 7107 DNA region contains:
- a CDS encoding type IV pilus twitching motility protein PilT produces MEMMIEDLMEQMIEMGGSDMHLSAGLPPYFRISGKLTPIGEEILTNDQCQRLIFSMLNNTQRKTLEQTWELDCSYGVKGLARFRVNVYKERGSYAACLRALSSKIPNFEKLGLPDVVREMADKPRGLILVTGPTGSGKTTTLAAIIDLINRTKAEHILTVEDPIEFVYEPIKSLVHQRQLGEDTKSFANALKAALREDPDIVLVGEMRDLETISLAISAAETGHLVFGTLHTSSAAQTVDRIIDVFPHERQTQVRVQLSNSLVAVFSQTLVSKKNPKPGEYGRVMAQEILIVTPAISNLIREGKTSQIYSAIQTGGKLGMQTLEKVLADYYKAGTISFEAAMSKTSKPDEIQRLIGATAPPAGAKPGAAKAH; encoded by the coding sequence ATGGAAATGATGATTGAAGACTTGATGGAACAAATGATTGAAATGGGTGGTTCGGATATGCACTTATCCGCAGGTTTGCCTCCTTACTTTCGCATCAGTGGCAAACTGACACCTATCGGAGAGGAAATCTTGACTAATGATCAATGCCAAAGATTGATCTTTAGTATGCTCAACAATACCCAGCGTAAAACTTTAGAACAAACCTGGGAGTTAGATTGCTCTTATGGTGTGAAGGGTTTGGCTCGTTTTCGGGTGAATGTTTACAAAGAACGAGGCTCTTACGCTGCTTGTTTACGGGCGTTAAGTTCTAAGATTCCTAACTTTGAAAAATTGGGTCTGCCAGATGTAGTGCGGGAAATGGCAGATAAGCCCAGAGGATTAATTTTGGTGACAGGCCCTACAGGTTCAGGTAAAACAACTACCCTAGCCGCAATTATCGACTTAATTAACCGCACTAAAGCAGAGCATATTTTGACTGTAGAAGACCCAATTGAATTTGTTTACGAGCCAATTAAAAGCTTAGTTCACCAAAGACAATTGGGCGAAGATACAAAAAGCTTTGCTAATGCCTTAAAAGCAGCTTTGCGTGAAGACCCAGATATTGTGCTGGTGGGAGAAATGCGGGATTTAGAAACAATTTCTTTGGCGATTTCAGCCGCAGAAACTGGACACTTGGTCTTTGGAACACTACACACCAGTTCAGCCGCCCAAACAGTTGACCGGATTATCGACGTTTTTCCCCATGAAAGACAAACTCAAGTACGGGTACAGTTATCTAACTCTCTCGTAGCTGTATTTAGCCAAACTTTAGTATCCAAGAAAAACCCTAAACCTGGGGAATATGGCCGAGTCATGGCTCAAGAAATTCTGATTGTTACTCCTGCTATTTCTAACTTGATTAGAGAAGGCAAAACTTCACAAATTTACTCAGCTATTCAGACTGGGGGCAAATTAGGAATGCAAACTTTGGAGAAAGTTTTAGCAGATTATTACAAAGCTGGCACTATTTCTTTTGAAGCAGCCATGTCTAAAACTTCCAAGCCAGATGAAATTCAACGTCTTATTGGTGCTACAGCACCCCCAGCCGGAGCAAAACCTGGTGCTGCTAAAGCCCACTAG
- a CDS encoding type II secretion system F family protein — protein sequence MPTFVARIRDSQGKSRTEKVVAESLAQARTNLRDKGFVVQELKQSQGLSLSFDFKKFQNSFVKVPIKEKAVFSRQLATLVNAGVAIVRGLGVLADQCTNPKMKQALIDISNDVQSGVNLSDSMRKHPDCFDGLYVSMIQAGEVGGVLDEVLNRLAKLLEDVARLQNQIKSALAYPTVVGFIAVSIFVGMTVFLLPIFAKIFIEIGTELPPLTQFLMTCSEILRSWKSFFIVGAFVAGKFAYAQYYKTRVGRETIDRLSLKMPLFGDLIQKSAVARFSRTFGSLTRSGVPILTSLEIVRDTSGNQVIANAIDSARVEIQQGGMISVALQKANVFPPMSIQMISIGEETGELDGMLMKVADFYEDEVEQAVKALTSVLEPIMILVLGSMVGTILMSMYLPLFKVFEKLG from the coding sequence ATGCCAACCTTTGTTGCCCGCATTCGAGATTCCCAAGGAAAATCTCGAACTGAAAAAGTTGTTGCTGAATCTTTAGCACAAGCTCGAACTAATCTCAGAGATAAAGGTTTTGTAGTTCAAGAACTCAAACAATCTCAAGGCTTGTCACTCAGTTTTGACTTTAAAAAATTTCAGAATTCCTTTGTTAAGGTTCCGATTAAGGAAAAAGCTGTTTTTTCTCGACAACTTGCTACCTTGGTAAATGCTGGAGTAGCAATTGTCAGAGGTTTGGGAGTACTAGCCGATCAGTGTACCAATCCTAAAATGAAACAAGCACTCATTGATATTAGTAATGATGTACAAAGCGGTGTCAATCTTTCTGATTCAATGCGGAAGCATCCTGACTGTTTTGATGGTTTGTATGTCAGTATGATTCAAGCTGGTGAAGTTGGGGGGGTTTTAGATGAAGTACTCAATCGTTTAGCGAAATTATTAGAGGATGTCGCTAGATTACAAAACCAAATTAAATCAGCACTAGCTTATCCAACAGTGGTAGGTTTTATTGCTGTGAGTATCTTTGTCGGGATGACAGTTTTTCTCTTGCCTATTTTTGCCAAAATCTTCATAGAAATAGGTACAGAATTACCTCCTTTAACGCAATTTTTGATGACGTGTAGTGAAATCTTAAGAAGTTGGAAATCTTTTTTCATCGTTGGTGCATTTGTTGCCGGAAAATTTGCTTATGCACAATACTACAAAACACGCGTCGGCAGAGAAACGATTGATCGTTTATCTCTCAAAATGCCTTTATTTGGTGATTTGATTCAAAAATCTGCTGTAGCCAGATTTAGCCGTACCTTTGGTTCTTTGACTCGTTCCGGTGTGCCAATTTTGACCTCTTTAGAAATTGTAAGAGATACATCAGGAAATCAAGTAATTGCTAATGCCATTGATTCTGCTCGTGTAGAAATTCAACAAGGCGGGATGATTAGTGTTGCTTTACAAAAAGCGAATGTCTTTCCACCAATGTCAATACAAATGATTAGCATTGGGGAAGAAACTGGAGAATTAGATGGAATGTTGATGAAAGTTGCCGATTTCTATGAAGATGAAGTTGAACAAGCAGTAAAAGCCCTAACTAGCGTTCTAGAACCAATTATGATTTTGGTTTTAGGAAGTATGGTTGGTACTATTTTGATGTCGATGTATCTGCCACTATTCAAAGTGTTTGAAAAGCTGGGATAA